Proteins encoded together in one Impatiens glandulifera chromosome 1, dImpGla2.1, whole genome shotgun sequence window:
- the LOC124919854 gene encoding bZIP transcription factor 18 — MQDPSNSSSIPHNAQKPPANAAFRGSHHRRAHSEMHFRLPDDLDLVSDPFNGSAGSFDEIGSEDDIFCTYMDIEKLGSGSADGGDCRIENAVGGGFSADVCDGEKNVRPRHRHSNSVDSSSLMGEGIEAKKAMAPDKLAELWTLDPKRAKRILANRESAARSKERKARYMSELERKVLALQTEATTLSAQLTLFQRDTTGLSGENTELKLRLQAMEQQAQLRDALSEALKQEVERLRLATGDMSSSSSSDTYNLGMHHMPYSQYSSFFQQQQQHGPNDMQMQQQQFHAANIISQQQQQHQHSMMLSSSSSQQQQQPQAFSDMLQGLNINSRGGGGGGGSHLVKSEGPSISAGSESSSSL, encoded by the exons ATGCAAGATCCATCAAATTCTAGCTCAATTCCTCACAATGCTCAGAAACCACCGGCCAACGCGGCATTCAGGGGATCACATCACCGACGGGCCCACTCAGAGATGCATTTCCGTCTTCCAGACGACCTAGATCTCGTCTCCGACCCCTTTAACGGAAGTGCTGGAAGTTTTGACGAGATCGGGTCGGAGGACGATATCTTCTGCACCTATATGGACATAGAAAAGCTCGGATCCGGCTCGGCTGACGGCGGTGATTGCCGGATCGAAAATGCCGTCGGAGGAGGATTTTCTGCTGATGTTTGTGACGGAGAAAAGAATGTTAGGCCACGCCATCGACATAGTAATTCAGTTGATAGCTCTAGTCTGATGGGAGAAGGTATAGAGGCTAAGAAGGCAATGGCTCCTGATAAACTCGCTGAGTTGTGGACCCTAGATCCCAAGAGAGCCAAAAG GATTCTGGCTAATCGAGAGTCTGCTGCTCGTTCGAAAGAGAGGAAAGCTCGGTATATGTCTGAACTTGAGCGAAAAGTTCTGGCGCTTCAAACAGAAGCAACTACTCTTTCTGCACAACTTACACTTTTCCAG AGAGATACCACAGGCCTGTCTGGTGAAAACACTGAGCTGAAGCTTCGATTACAAGCTATGGAACAACAAGCTCAACTACGCGATG CTCTGAGCGAGGCGCTAAAGCAAGAAGTGGAAAGGCTGAGACTTGCGACTGGAGATATGTCTTCTTCATCGTCGTCAGATACATATAATCTAGGAATGCACCACATGCCCTATTCCCAATACTCTTCCTTCtttcagcagcagcagcaacatGGACCTAACGATATGCAAATGCAACAGCAGCAATTTCACGCGGCTAATATCATTTCCCAGcagcaacaacaacatcaacacTCAATGAtgttatcttcttcttcttcccagcagcagcagcagccacAGGCCTTCTCAGACATGTTACAGGGCCTCAACATAAATtcaagaggaggaggaggaggaggcggTTCTCATCTTGTGAAATCTGAAGGTCCTTCAATCTCTGCTGGAAGTGAAAGCAGCAGCTCACTTTGA